From Xiphophorus hellerii strain 12219 chromosome 9, Xiphophorus_hellerii-4.1, whole genome shotgun sequence, a single genomic window includes:
- the LOC116725814 gene encoding uncharacterized protein LOC116725814: MHSGRMSWFEAVLLVLVLAVCSGLPTEPKVSAVLKGKVQDVYEELWLNNSDLARQTLAVPFLQHMQRGGLQADDYVAFMLQDILYLLNVTDMLGRMSRRTLPDDLKTFMQHRYQSYQSFSDYILDRFKLKAPLDIRPIPAMERYLLDYRTIMDKEEPIFFAVSLLPCSRLWIWIASSLEESYCNAYFVWKKGNMHGNPEKHYKVLLNKNLKTPDRIKRANQIFRQQMQNEQNFFAASLVE, translated from the exons ATGCATTCAG GAAGGATGTCCTGGTTCGAAGCggtcctgctggttctggttctggccgTCTGCTCCGGGCTCCCAACAGAACCGAAGGTTTCTGCAGTGCTGAAAG GAAAAGTCCAGGACGTTTATGAAGAACTGTGGCTGAATAACTCGGACCTGGCCCGGCAGACGCTGGCGGTTCCCTTCCTGCAGCACATGCAGCGCGGCGGCCTGCAGGCCGACGACTACgtggccttcatgctgcaggACATCCTGTACCTGCTGAACGTGACGGACATGTTGGGGCGGATGAGCCGCAGGACGCTTCCCGACGACCTGAAGACCTTCATGCAGCATCGCTACCAGAGCTACCAGAGCTTCTCCGACTACATTCTGGACCGGTTCAAGCTCAAA GCGCCGCTGGACATCAGACCCATCCCGGCCATGGAGCGGTACCTACTGGACTACAGAACCATCATGGACAAAGAGGAGCCCATTTTCTTCGCCGTGAGTCTGTTGCCCTGCTCCAGGCTCTGGATCTGGATCGCCAGCAGCCTGGAGGAAAGCTACTGCAACGCCTACTTCGTCTGGAAGAAGGGCAACATGCACGGCAACCCGGAGAAGCACTACAAGGTTCTGCTCAACAAGAACCTGAAGACGCCCGACCGCATCAAACGGGCCAACCAGATCTTCAGGCAGCAGATGCAGAACGAGCAAAACTTCTTCGCTGCTTCGCTGGTGGAGTAG
- the LOC116725797 gene encoding zinc finger protein 239-like, protein MCSVEPLREFIRERLTAAAEEIFTQLEKTIVQYEEEIDRQRRLLDLTWRPRTEPNPAGFPPGRFCEEDVRNDQRLLHQEEVGTPQQELQLPEIKRKKKKKKPLQPPEVKEEHEELCVSQEAEQLVLKQETETLMVTVEYDEPEPSNDPLLPQRSPKAETLESGTSRSEELEANCLSEPNTSRTPVKCDFCEKEFRFQYAMRRHRKIHTGEKPFSCKTCGKSFIRKFALLTHIRVHTGEKPYSCSVCGKCFRCSSDLSKHTSIHSSEKPYSCETCRKSFTTKRSLILHSRCHSEEKPYFCPICHKGFRRSDNLSVHMRTHMDEKLFTCEFCGKSFNQNVHLVIHRRTHTGESPFPCSMCEKRFKNRSALNSHLRLHAADPL, encoded by the exons ATGTGTTCCGTTGAGCCTCTGAGAGAGTTTATCAGAGAGagactaactgctgctgctgaagaaatcTTCACCCAGCTGGAAAAAACCATCGTCCAGTACGAGGAGGAGATCGACCGGCAGCGGAGACTGCTGGACCTCACCTGGAGACCCCGAACCGAGCCGAACCCCGCAG GTTTTCCACCTGGTCGTTTCTGTGAGGAGGACGTCCGTAACGACCAGCGGCTCCTTCACCAGGAGGAAGTCGGAACTCCCCAGCAAGAGCTACAGCTCCCCGAGattaaaaggaagaagaagaagaagaaaccacTGCAGCCTCCAGAGGTCAAAGAGGAACATGAAGAACTGTGTGTCAGTCAAGAAGCTGAGCAGCTCGTCCTGAAGCAGGAGACGGAAACACTGATGGTGACAGTCGAGTATGATGAACCCGAACCGAGCAACGACCCACTCCTGCCTCAGAGATCTCCCAAAGCCGAGACTCTGGAGTCGGGGACGAGCAGGTCTGAGGAGCTGGAAGCAAACTGTCTGTCTGAACCAAACACAAGTAGAACACCTGTCAAATGTGACTTCTGTGAGAAAGAGTTCAGGTTTCAGTATGCCATGAGGAGACATCGCAAAATCCACACCGGAGAGAAGCCGTTCTCCTGCAAGACCTGTGGGAAGAGTTTCATCAGAAAGTTTGCTCTGCTGACTCACATAAGGGTCCACACTGGGGAGAAGCCATACTCCTGCTCCGTCTGCGGGAAATGTTTCCGCTGCAGCAGCGACCTGTCAAAGCACACCAGCATCCACTCCAGTGAGAAACCGTACTCCTGTGAGACCTGCCGGAAGAGCTTCACCACCAAGCGCAGTCTGATCCTCCACAGCAGGTGTCACTCAGAGGAGAAACCTTACTTCTGTCCCATTTGTCACAAAGGCTTCAGGAGGAGCGACAACCTTTCAGTTCACATGAGAACCCACATGGATGAGAAACTGTTCACATGTGAGTTCTGTGGTAAAAGTTTCAACCAGAACGTCCATCTGGTGATCCACAGGAGGACCCATACGGGGGAGAGCCCATTCCCATGCAGCATGTGTGAGAAACGTTTTAAGAACCGCTCTGCGCTGAACAGTCATCTCCGGCTGCACGCTGCAGACCCGCTGTAg